Proteins co-encoded in one Synechococcus elongatus PCC 6301 genomic window:
- a CDS encoding peptidylprolyl isomerase, which yields MTLTSSQKPFRLLVGDREVQESDLAALLQKHQLLPELVKRMRFAQVIEGIEVQPDVLEQECQAWCKQNGIAPQQLPQLLAQQQISLEQWMSSVENRLRLRLFQEREFSHRAENRFLKRKSQLDLVTYSLLRHSDGHLIQELYQQLLHGEATFEDLATQFSQGHEAKTAGKLGPVPLSQPHPALAEVLRTAQPGQILPPRNLESYWLIIRLDQLQPVAFNETIRRQMLQELFDEWLGAEVQQTLNTL from the coding sequence ATGACCTTGACGTCTTCTCAAAAACCTTTTCGGCTACTGGTGGGCGATCGTGAGGTTCAGGAAAGTGACTTAGCAGCACTGCTCCAAAAGCATCAACTCCTTCCAGAACTCGTCAAACGCATGCGCTTTGCGCAAGTTATTGAGGGGATTGAAGTCCAGCCCGATGTCCTTGAGCAGGAATGTCAGGCCTGGTGTAAGCAGAATGGCATTGCTCCACAACAGTTACCCCAACTGCTAGCGCAGCAGCAAATCTCGCTTGAGCAATGGATGTCATCGGTTGAAAATCGATTGCGCCTGCGCCTCTTTCAAGAACGTGAATTTAGCCACCGCGCTGAAAATCGCTTTCTCAAGCGGAAGAGCCAGTTGGATCTGGTGACCTACTCCTTACTCCGGCATTCGGATGGCCATCTCATTCAGGAGCTCTACCAGCAACTCTTGCATGGAGAAGCTACGTTTGAGGATTTGGCAACTCAATTTTCGCAAGGCCATGAGGCTAAGACGGCAGGTAAGTTGGGCCCTGTACCCTTGAGTCAGCCCCATCCAGCTCTTGCTGAAGTCTTGCGTACCGCCCAACCAGGGCAGATTCTCCCACCCCGGAATCTGGAATCTTACTGGTTGATTATCCGCCTCGATCAGCTGCAGCCAGTGGCATTTAATGAGACAATTCGCCGGCAGATGCTGCAGGAATTGTTTGATGAATGGTTAGGTGCGGAAGTTCAGCAAACACTAAATACTCTGTAA
- a CDS encoding peptidase domain-containing ABC transporter: MVAIPSNLCELLAGQAYFQAYPAAAYEPWRAQLQLGKFAVGQPLLPPEQLPSHVLVVLSGQIRVVYQPVGQVRGISLGRFGAGACLGWAPLLRGCPGEASSGSEAGAVLAIPAAAFLDMLKQLPDLAQAFGSQAAPSEVMSVLQAQSWPSPLTVQEWSAFVQELLPQTRVQLVDTVHSGANTLLSRDYDWYVSGNNGTSALGLPIDLEAAIPSPKGSLALRLLGLPAGTVAQRQTRNHHDAVGTSEEPSTAATTDSATVTDSPSPWTSTVPADLSADLYDGSQRSQKFPVERGNDPVSEAQACLKMIARSLKIPFRRDQVQRVIEEQYRRLKSISLQELAVLLEMQALRSQILQLRLVDLPRVPLPALIAWEEGHAVLYAVDATSITFADPRQGLITLSLAEFQQRWGNAGTILLATKTQFTQSQRFGLSWFWPSIQRYRVRLIEVLIASLVVQLFTLANPLIIQQVIDKVIGQGSLNNLNSFAVLLVILGVFQGLLSSLRTYLFADTTNRIDLKLGSDIIDRLLKLPLRYFERRPVGELSSRVQELEKIRSFLTGTALTTVMDAMFSVIYILVMLVYSWFLTLVALSTVPIFVAITFFASPVVRRQLREKAERNAETQSQLVEVLSGIQTVKAQNIELKARWQWQERYARYIAAGFRNINTSTAASSLTNFFNQLSGLLVLWVGVYLVFDNQLSLGQLIAFRIISGYVTQPLLRLAQLWQNFQETALSLERLADIVDTPQESDDDDQGKIPMPMINGKVEFRNLSFRFGEQGPLQLSNVTLEIPAGEYVGIVGQSGSGKSTLMKLLPRLYSPLEGEILIDGYDISKVGLYSLRRQIGIVPQDSLLFQGTVEENISLTKPNATTDEIITAAKAAGAHDFIMTLPLGYNTRVGERGGALSGGQRQRIAIARTVLQNPQLLILDEATSALDYDTERQVSINLQQHFRGKTVFFITHRLSTVRHADRIIVMDKGAMVEQGSHDELMELRGRYFCLYRQQDALN, from the coding sequence ATGGTTGCTATTCCTTCGAACCTCTGTGAACTTCTAGCAGGGCAAGCCTATTTTCAGGCCTATCCTGCCGCGGCCTATGAACCGTGGCGAGCACAACTCCAGCTGGGTAAGTTTGCAGTTGGTCAACCTTTACTCCCCCCAGAGCAGCTGCCCAGTCATGTCTTAGTTGTCTTGAGTGGCCAGATTCGGGTTGTCTATCAGCCGGTGGGTCAGGTTCGAGGAATTAGCTTAGGCCGCTTCGGCGCTGGGGCTTGTCTTGGCTGGGCACCTCTGTTGCGGGGATGCCCCGGAGAAGCGAGTAGTGGATCTGAGGCAGGAGCTGTTCTCGCGATTCCAGCTGCTGCCTTCTTAGACATGCTGAAGCAGTTGCCAGACTTGGCTCAGGCTTTTGGCAGCCAAGCCGCGCCTAGTGAGGTGATGTCGGTTTTACAGGCCCAGTCTTGGCCCAGTCCACTCACCGTTCAGGAGTGGTCGGCCTTTGTCCAAGAGTTATTGCCCCAGACGCGGGTGCAGCTTGTGGATACGGTACATAGCGGTGCTAACACGCTGTTGTCTAGGGACTACGACTGGTATGTGAGTGGTAACAATGGCACCTCGGCGCTTGGTCTGCCGATTGATCTGGAGGCTGCGATTCCCTCGCCTAAGGGTAGTCTGGCCCTGCGCTTGCTTGGGTTGCCTGCAGGAACTGTTGCGCAACGGCAGACGCGCAACCACCATGACGCTGTAGGAACTTCAGAAGAACCTTCAACGGCTGCTACTACAGATAGTGCCACTGTTACCGATTCACCTTCGCCTTGGACCTCTACCGTCCCTGCTGATCTGTCAGCGGACCTCTACGACGGCAGTCAGCGCAGTCAAAAATTCCCAGTCGAGCGCGGAAATGATCCCGTGAGTGAGGCACAAGCCTGCCTCAAAATGATCGCGCGATCGCTCAAAATTCCTTTTCGCCGCGACCAAGTTCAACGCGTTATTGAAGAACAATATCGACGCCTCAAATCAATTTCTCTGCAAGAGCTCGCAGTGTTGCTGGAAATGCAGGCGCTGCGCAGTCAGATTTTGCAGCTACGTCTGGTTGATTTGCCCCGAGTGCCTTTACCTGCGCTGATTGCTTGGGAAGAAGGCCATGCTGTGCTTTACGCGGTTGATGCAACTAGCATCACTTTTGCCGATCCTCGACAAGGCTTAATAACGCTTTCTTTGGCGGAATTTCAGCAGCGCTGGGGCAACGCTGGCACTATTTTGCTGGCCACCAAAACCCAGTTCACCCAAAGTCAACGTTTTGGCCTGAGCTGGTTTTGGCCTTCAATCCAACGCTACCGAGTGCGCTTGATTGAGGTGCTGATTGCCTCACTAGTCGTTCAGCTGTTTACGCTAGCCAATCCCCTAATTATCCAACAGGTGATTGACAAGGTTATCGGCCAAGGCAGTCTTAATAACCTCAATAGCTTTGCTGTCTTACTGGTTATCTTAGGTGTTTTCCAAGGGCTGCTCAGCAGCCTAAGAACCTATCTTTTTGCTGATACAACTAACCGTATTGACCTCAAGCTAGGCAGTGACATTATCGATCGACTACTGAAGTTACCTCTGCGCTATTTCGAGCGGCGACCTGTAGGGGAACTGAGTAGCCGGGTTCAAGAGCTGGAAAAAATTCGTAGTTTTCTGACTGGCACAGCTCTCACAACCGTGATGGATGCGATGTTCTCGGTCATCTACATCCTAGTCATGCTGGTTTATAGCTGGTTCTTGACACTGGTTGCACTCTCGACAGTCCCCATCTTTGTAGCCATCACATTTTTTGCCTCGCCGGTAGTTAGACGGCAACTGCGGGAAAAAGCAGAACGGAATGCTGAAACACAGTCCCAACTTGTTGAGGTTTTGAGTGGTATCCAGACTGTTAAAGCTCAAAATATTGAACTCAAAGCCCGTTGGCAGTGGCAAGAGCGCTATGCCCGTTATATTGCCGCAGGATTCCGTAACATCAACACGTCAACTGCGGCGTCTTCACTCACCAATTTCTTTAACCAACTGTCAGGCTTACTCGTTCTTTGGGTGGGTGTGTATTTAGTATTCGACAACCAATTGAGCCTTGGTCAACTGATTGCATTCCGTATTATTTCTGGTTACGTTACCCAACCGTTATTACGACTCGCTCAGTTGTGGCAAAACTTCCAAGAGACAGCTCTATCGCTTGAGCGTTTGGCCGATATCGTTGACACCCCCCAAGAATCGGATGATGACGACCAGGGCAAGATTCCAATGCCAATGATCAACGGCAAAGTTGAATTTCGGAATCTAAGCTTCCGCTTTGGCGAACAAGGGCCATTGCAGCTTTCGAACGTGACGCTGGAGATACCTGCTGGTGAGTACGTTGGTATTGTTGGGCAGAGCGGCTCTGGCAAGAGTACCCTCATGAAACTTTTGCCAAGACTTTACTCGCCGCTTGAAGGTGAGATTTTGATTGATGGCTACGATATCAGCAAGGTTGGACTATATTCCCTTCGGCGCCAAATCGGCATTGTTCCTCAAGATAGTTTGCTTTTCCAAGGAACCGTCGAAGAAAATATCTCTTTAACGAAGCCGAATGCAACAACTGACGAAATCATTACTGCTGCTAAAGCGGCAGGTGCTCATGATTTCATCATGACTTTGCCTTTAGGCTATAACACTCGTGTTGGTGAGCGTGGTGGTGCCCTTTCGGGCGGCCAACGACAACGAATTGCGATCGCTAGAACCGTCTTGCAAAATCCTCAGCTTTTGATCCTTGACGAGGCAACGAGCGCCCTAGACTATGATACGGAGCGTCAGGTCAGCATCAACCTCCAACAACATTTCCGGGGCAAAACAGTATTCTTCATTACTCACCGCCTAAGTACAGTCCGACATGCTGACCGAATTATCGTTATGGATAAGGGAGCTATGGTTGAACAGGGTAGCCATGATGAATTAATGGAACTTAGAGGTCGCTATTTCTGTCTATATCGTCAACAAGATGCTTTGAACTAA
- a CDS encoding HlyD family type I secretion periplasmic adaptor subunit, whose protein sequence is MSISSPTPSPEPAQTPATDASFNPDQDVSLNQSRLWSRLTIWTLVGVTASATAWACIAQIDEAVQVQGQLEPKAAVKDVQAPVGGVLERLEVKEGQRVTQGQILARFNATTVAERIRSLTEIRERLVAENQTFRAQIGESSEGSVSVNQQQRIEAARREFESRQEAARLEASQLKQQQLQVESELQQVRYSLDLNQRILNDLRPLYEEGGIARTQYLKQEETVSQLESTLRKNQAELQRLQFAVSQAEARLTNTQTVTFSEARGRIEENARRIAEIDSQITEAKQTLKYQIVRAPQSGTVFDITAQGPGYVANTSEPLMKLVPDDELVARLYIPNKDIGFVRTGQDVDIRIDSYPFSEYGDLKGKLTRVGSDSLPPNDTYQYVRFPAEVTLQEQKLVSRGRELPIQSGMSVSASIRLRQRPVITLLSDLFSRSSDALKTIR, encoded by the coding sequence ATGTCTATTTCATCGCCTACACCCAGTCCAGAACCAGCTCAAACCCCAGCTACGGATGCTTCTTTCAATCCTGATCAAGATGTAAGTCTGAATCAGAGTCGCTTATGGTCGCGACTGACAATTTGGACGCTAGTTGGAGTGACAGCTAGTGCAACTGCTTGGGCTTGCATCGCACAAATTGATGAAGCCGTACAAGTTCAAGGACAATTAGAGCCGAAAGCAGCAGTCAAGGATGTTCAAGCTCCTGTGGGGGGTGTTCTTGAACGGCTAGAAGTGAAGGAGGGGCAGCGAGTTACACAAGGCCAAATATTAGCGAGATTTAATGCGACTACAGTTGCAGAGCGGATTCGGTCTCTAACAGAGATCCGGGAACGCTTAGTTGCTGAAAATCAGACCTTCCGAGCGCAAATTGGCGAATCATCTGAAGGTTCAGTTTCCGTCAACCAACAACAGCGAATTGAAGCAGCCCGCCGTGAATTTGAAAGTCGGCAAGAAGCAGCTCGTTTAGAAGCATCTCAGCTTAAGCAACAGCAACTTCAAGTTGAAAGTGAACTACAGCAAGTTCGATACTCGCTAGACTTGAACCAGCGAATTCTCAATGACCTACGCCCCCTGTACGAGGAAGGGGGAATTGCTAGGACTCAGTACCTCAAGCAAGAAGAGACAGTTAGTCAGCTAGAAAGCACACTAAGAAAAAATCAAGCAGAACTCCAACGCTTGCAGTTTGCGGTCAGCCAAGCTGAAGCTCGCTTAACTAATACGCAAACAGTCACATTTTCAGAGGCTAGGGGACGTATTGAAGAAAATGCCCGTCGAATCGCTGAGATTGATAGTCAAATTACAGAAGCTAAACAAACATTGAAATATCAGATCGTTCGTGCTCCTCAAAGCGGAACAGTTTTCGATATTACAGCTCAAGGGCCGGGATATGTAGCAAACACCTCAGAACCACTAATGAAGCTGGTACCTGATGATGAACTTGTTGCTCGACTGTATATTCCCAACAAAGATATAGGATTTGTTCGGACTGGTCAGGATGTGGATATTCGTATTGACTCCTATCCGTTTAGTGAATATGGAGATCTCAAGGGTAAGTTGACGCGAGTTGGCTCAGATTCTCTTCCTCCCAACGATACCTATCAATATGTTCGCTTCCCAGCAGAAGTGACGTTGCAAGAACAAAAACTTGTTAGCCGGGGTCGGGAGCTGCCAATCCAATCAGGGATGTCTGTTTCGGCCAGTATCCGTCTACGTCAAAGACCTGTCATCACTTTGCTTTCAGATCTCTTCTCGCGTAGTAGTGATGCACTCAAGACAATTCGCTAG
- the acsF gene encoding magnesium-protoporphyrin IX monomethyl ester (oxidative) cyclase, translated as MVDSLQKPELEELRPGIKAPAKETILTPRFYTTDFEAMAKMDLSPNEDELRAILEEFRADYNRKHFVRTPEFDGSAADMDPETKKVFVEFLEQSCTSEFSGFLLYKELSRRIKNRNPLLAECFELMARDEARHAGFLNKSMSDFDLQLDLGFLTANKKYTYFKPAYIFYATYLSEKIGYWRYITIFRHLEQHPEYRIYPIFKFFENWCQDENRHGDFFDALMKAQPSTVRGFVAKLWCRFFLLAVFATMYIRDVQRKEFYEALGLDAREYDRHVIAKTNETSARVFPVVLDVDHPKFYDRLETCIANNNQLAAIEATSAPKPVKVLRKLPYYLSNGLQLLKLYLVKPLESDVYQPAVR; from the coding sequence ATGGTTGATTCCCTCCAAAAACCCGAACTCGAAGAATTGCGTCCGGGCATTAAGGCTCCTGCCAAAGAGACAATCCTGACGCCTCGCTTTTACACCACTGACTTTGAAGCGATGGCCAAGATGGATCTCTCGCCTAATGAGGATGAGCTACGGGCCATCTTGGAGGAGTTCCGCGCCGACTACAACCGCAAACACTTTGTCCGCACGCCGGAGTTTGATGGTTCAGCCGCTGACATGGACCCAGAGACCAAAAAGGTCTTTGTTGAATTCCTAGAGCAGTCCTGCACCTCCGAATTCTCTGGCTTCCTGCTCTACAAAGAGCTCAGCCGTCGCATCAAAAACCGTAACCCGCTCTTGGCGGAATGCTTTGAGTTGATGGCTCGTGATGAAGCTCGCCACGCTGGCTTCCTCAACAAGTCGATGAGCGACTTTGATCTGCAGCTCGACCTCGGCTTCCTGACTGCTAATAAGAAGTACACCTACTTCAAACCGGCCTACATTTTCTATGCCACCTACCTGAGCGAGAAGATCGGTTACTGGCGCTACATTACGATCTTCCGTCACCTTGAGCAGCATCCGGAATATCGGATTTACCCGATATTCAAGTTCTTTGAGAACTGGTGCCAAGACGAAAATCGTCACGGTGACTTCTTCGACGCCCTGATGAAGGCTCAACCTTCGACGGTGCGTGGCTTTGTTGCCAAACTCTGGTGCCGCTTCTTCCTGCTGGCAGTCTTCGCAACGATGTACATCCGTGACGTCCAGCGTAAAGAGTTCTACGAAGCCTTGGGCCTAGATGCCCGTGAGTACGATCGCCACGTGATCGCCAAGACCAACGAGACTTCAGCTCGGGTCTTCCCAGTGGTTCTCGATGTCGATCATCCCAAGTTCTACGATCGCCTTGAAACCTGCATCGCCAACAACAACCAGTTGGCTGCAATCGAGGCAACAAGTGCACCTAAGCCAGTGAAAGTGCTGCGGAAGCTCCCCTACTACCTCTCCAATGGTCTGCAGCTCCTGAAGCTGTACTTGGTTAAACCGTTGGAGTCAGATGTCTACCAGCCTGCGGTTCGCTAA
- a CDS encoding DUF2996 domain-containing protein gives MSEEQVVPTPEAAAKPAAKKEKPPALEDKPFKEFVQTDLLPAVQQALSDRGLADLDLQFVEAPLPVTGDRCWQLQGSWAKGQRRFLLGFSEESLTAPKVFSLADGKATPATLEAFLGDERKITLPLLLNRILSRLNGQKWLEQN, from the coding sequence ATGTCTGAAGAACAAGTCGTCCCCACCCCCGAAGCAGCAGCCAAGCCTGCAGCTAAAAAAGAAAAGCCCCCTGCCCTCGAAGACAAACCTTTTAAAGAGTTTGTCCAGACTGATCTGTTACCCGCAGTGCAGCAAGCCCTGAGCGATCGCGGCTTAGCCGATCTCGACCTCCAATTTGTTGAGGCTCCGCTGCCGGTCACGGGCGATCGCTGTTGGCAGTTGCAGGGATCTTGGGCCAAGGGCCAGCGGCGCTTCCTGCTGGGTTTTAGTGAAGAAAGCCTAACTGCACCCAAGGTGTTTTCCTTAGCCGACGGCAAGGCTACTCCAGCGACCCTAGAAGCTTTCCTCGGCGATGAGCGCAAAATTACCCTGCCCCTGCTGCTCAATCGCATCCTCTCGCGTTTGAACGGTCAGAAATGGCTCGAGCAAAATTAA
- a CDS encoding glycosyltransferase family 4 protein has product MRIAIATVQVPFCRGGAELHAERLQAALQNYGYQSNILTIPFAFSPPQVVSESIDIWQSRAIQQLVAASCDALVTLRFPAYLIKHPKRVLWLLHQHRAVYDLWETPYTDELSKSSEGKALQHKIQAIDTREISQYQHRFSNSITVSERLYQFNGITSEFLYHPPPLVGRYYCQPAQPFIFCPSRLEDLKRQDLLIEAIAKLPDVCVILAGEGGNRHRLEALISDLGLQDRVRLLGHISEAELLAFYANCRAVFYAPYDEDFGYVTLEAMLSRKPVITCLDSGEPARIIQHQQTGWICEPTPDAIAEVIQWCWQHSHQLEDIGIAGWDHYQSLGISWENVVNRLTSSFA; this is encoded by the coding sequence ATGCGGATTGCGATCGCAACAGTTCAAGTTCCCTTCTGCCGAGGAGGTGCAGAACTGCATGCAGAGCGTTTGCAAGCTGCTCTACAAAACTATGGATATCAATCTAATATTCTGACCATACCGTTTGCCTTCTCTCCCCCACAAGTAGTTAGCGAATCCATAGATATTTGGCAATCAAGAGCAATTCAGCAGCTTGTTGCGGCGAGCTGTGATGCTTTGGTTACACTTCGCTTCCCCGCCTATCTCATTAAGCATCCGAAACGCGTTCTATGGCTATTGCATCAGCATCGTGCAGTCTATGACCTTTGGGAGACACCCTACACAGATGAGCTATCTAAGAGTTCAGAAGGAAAAGCTTTACAACATAAAATTCAGGCTATTGACACAAGAGAAATTAGTCAATATCAACATCGATTTAGTAACTCAATAACGGTTTCTGAAAGACTTTATCAATTTAACGGTATCACCTCTGAATTTCTTTATCATCCACCACCACTGGTTGGTCGATACTACTGCCAGCCAGCTCAGCCATTTATTTTCTGTCCTAGCCGACTAGAGGATCTGAAACGTCAAGATTTATTGATTGAAGCAATCGCGAAACTACCCGATGTATGTGTAATCCTCGCTGGTGAAGGCGGTAACCGGCATCGTCTTGAAGCACTAATCTCAGATTTAGGACTGCAAGATCGGGTACGGTTGCTGGGGCATATCAGCGAAGCAGAACTATTGGCTTTTTATGCCAATTGCCGGGCAGTGTTCTATGCTCCCTATGATGAGGATTTTGGCTACGTTACGCTTGAAGCAATGCTTTCCCGTAAGCCCGTTATTACTTGTCTAGATTCTGGTGAACCTGCTCGTATTATTCAGCATCAACAGACAGGATGGATTTGCGAACCAACCCCTGATGCGATCGCTGAGGTTATTCAATGGTGTTGGCAACATTCACATCAACTAGAAGATATTGGCATTGCTGGATGGGACCACTATCAAAGCCTTGGTATTTCTTGGGAAAACGTGGTAAATCGTTTAACTTCTTCGTTCGCGTAG
- a CDS encoding class I SAM-dependent methyltransferase has protein sequence MANNNQLQIDSLVAAIRREATQLTDHEEAFCTTIVSSQQQSLTEIDRSINAAIQAVEDLVKPRLSARPSPRNFFKKLCTKVGLTILDRLERRRCKAELTLLETIQYLRASQQQLRAEFNDFQSVTDQALVRQFNHLQRQIDRTSGCVNLNPDLEKLLEAFYCQFESEYRGSSESVRHRLRPYHDRLLNSDYPLEIVDLGCGRGEWLSLVNQLGHKAKGIDCNPEFVNLCKQQNLAVELGDAIVWLHSQADNSLDVISAFHVIEHLSFTTLADWLQQIYRVLKPQGWLLLETPNISQFHVGLVDFYRDPTHIHKVHPQTIKTLLQCLRFTDIEIGYVDANGDKVQWLPTEEVTLRDPGQYGALPADMGIIARKRIGL, from the coding sequence ATGGCTAATAATAACCAGCTACAAATAGATAGTCTAGTCGCTGCAATTCGCCGTGAGGCTACACAGCTCACAGATCATGAGGAAGCCTTTTGCACAACAATAGTCTCCTCTCAGCAACAGTCGTTAACTGAAATTGACAGATCAATCAATGCTGCAATACAAGCGGTGGAGGACTTGGTAAAGCCTCGTTTGTCCGCTCGGCCAAGCCCTCGTAATTTCTTCAAAAAACTCTGCACAAAAGTAGGGCTTACGATTCTTGATCGACTTGAGAGGCGACGTTGTAAAGCTGAACTTACTCTCCTAGAGACCATTCAATATTTACGGGCTAGTCAGCAACAGCTCAGAGCGGAATTTAATGATTTCCAATCTGTAACTGATCAAGCTTTAGTCCGACAGTTTAATCATCTTCAGCGGCAAATCGATCGCACAAGTGGTTGCGTAAACTTAAACCCTGACTTAGAAAAACTATTAGAAGCTTTTTACTGTCAATTTGAATCTGAATATCGAGGGTCTAGTGAATCTGTTCGCCATCGACTGAGACCCTATCATGATCGCCTACTCAACTCTGACTATCCTCTAGAAATCGTTGACCTGGGTTGTGGTCGGGGTGAATGGTTGTCTTTAGTTAATCAGCTTGGTCACAAAGCGAAAGGCATTGACTGTAACCCGGAATTCGTTAACCTTTGTAAGCAGCAAAATTTAGCGGTTGAGTTGGGAGATGCTATTGTCTGGTTGCATTCACAGGCAGATAACAGCTTAGATGTTATTTCTGCTTTTCATGTGATTGAACACCTATCTTTTACAACTCTAGCTGATTGGTTACAGCAAATATATCGAGTTTTAAAACCCCAAGGATGGTTGCTTCTGGAGACACCGAATATTAGCCAGTTCCATGTTGGGCTTGTTGATTTTTATCGAGATCCTACTCATATTCATAAGGTTCATCCCCAAACAATTAAGACTTTACTTCAATGTCTTCGGTTTACTGATATAGAGATAGGCTACGTTGATGCAAATGGAGATAAAGTTCAATGGTTGCCAACTGAAGAGGTAACGTTGCGAGATCCTGGACAATATGGAGCTTTACCAGCTGATATGGGCATTATCGCCCGAAAAAGAATAGGGCTCTGA